A region from the Sulfurivermis fontis genome encodes:
- the efp gene encoding elongation factor P: MKTAQEIRAGQVMMVGNDPMVVLKAEYNKSGRNAAVVKMKLKNLLTGTGTETVYRADDKFETVILETKDVTYSYFADPMYVFMDEEYNQYEVEAENMADALKYLEDGMACQLTFYNGKAISVQLPTTVVREVVYTEPAVKGDTSGKVMKMAKLNTGYEISVPAFVEIGDKIEIDTRTDEYRSRAK; this comes from the coding sequence ATGAAAACCGCACAGGAAATCCGCGCCGGCCAGGTAATGATGGTTGGCAATGACCCGATGGTCGTGCTGAAGGCCGAGTACAACAAGTCCGGCCGCAACGCCGCCGTGGTGAAGATGAAGCTGAAGAACCTGCTCACCGGCACCGGCACGGAAACCGTGTACCGCGCCGACGACAAGTTCGAAACCGTCATCCTGGAAACCAAGGACGTCACCTACTCCTACTTCGCCGACCCCATGTATGTGTTCATGGACGAGGAGTACAACCAGTACGAGGTCGAGGCCGAGAACATGGCAGACGCCCTCAAGTACCTGGAAGACGGCATGGCCTGCCAGCTGACCTTCTACAACGGCAAGGCGATCTCCGTCCAGCTGCCCACCACCGTGGTGCGCGAGGTCGTCTACACCGAACCCGCCGTCAAGGGCGACACCTCCGGCAAGGTGATGAAGATGGCCAAGCTGAACACCGGCTACGAAATCTCCGTGCCGGCCTTCGTCGAGATCGGTGACAAGATCGAAATCGATACCCGCACCGACGAATACCGCAGCCGCGCCAAGTAA
- a CDS encoding phosphoribosylaminoimidazolesuccinocarboxamide synthase, whose translation MSEVVFNSELKSLQLIQRGKVRDIYAIDDSKMLFLATDRLSAFDVVLPTPIPGKGKVLTGMSNFWFARTQHIVANHLTGIDPASVVSAAEAAQVAGRAVVVRRLKPLPVEAIVRGYIVGSGWKEYKTSGTVCSMPLPAGLREADKLPQPIFTPSTKAAVGDHDENISFERMVELVGRPLAEQVRDISIRLYTFAAEYALTKGIIIADTKFEFGQDEAGDLVLMDEVLTPDSSRFWPVDSYAPGANPPSFDKQYVRDYLESLGWNKKPPAPELPAEVVQKTTERYREALRQLTGSDIE comes from the coding sequence ATGTCCGAAGTCGTTTTCAACTCCGAACTGAAGAGTCTCCAACTGATCCAGCGCGGCAAGGTGCGCGACATCTACGCCATCGACGACAGCAAGATGCTGTTCCTGGCCACCGATCGCCTCTCGGCCTTCGACGTGGTGCTGCCGACGCCGATCCCGGGCAAGGGCAAGGTGCTCACCGGCATGTCCAATTTCTGGTTCGCGCGTACTCAGCACATCGTTGCCAATCATCTCACCGGCATCGACCCGGCCAGCGTCGTCTCCGCCGCCGAGGCGGCGCAGGTGGCCGGCCGTGCCGTGGTGGTGCGCAGGCTCAAGCCGCTGCCGGTGGAGGCCATTGTGCGCGGCTACATCGTCGGCTCCGGCTGGAAGGAGTACAAGACCTCCGGCACCGTCTGCTCCATGCCGCTGCCCGCCGGCCTGCGCGAGGCCGACAAGCTGCCGCAGCCGATCTTCACACCCTCCACCAAGGCGGCGGTGGGTGACCACGACGAAAACATTTCCTTCGAGCGCATGGTGGAGCTGGTGGGGCGTCCGCTGGCCGAGCAGGTGCGCGACATCAGCATCAGGCTGTACACCTTCGCCGCCGAGTATGCGCTGACCAAGGGCATCATCATCGCCGACACCAAGTTCGAGTTCGGTCAGGACGAGGCCGGCGACCTGGTGCTGATGGACGAGGTGCTGACCCCCGATTCCTCGCGCTTCTGGCCGGTGGATTCCTATGCGCCCGGCGCCAATCCGCCCAGCTTCGACAAGCAGTATGTGCGCGACTATCTGGAAAGTCTGGGCTGGAACAAGAAGCCGCCCGCCCCGGAACTGCCCGCCGAGGTGGTGCAGAAGACCACCGAGCGTTACCGCGAGGCCCTGCGCCAGCTCACCGGCAGCGACATCGAATAA
- a CDS encoding HPP family protein, translated as MWQRFMTWLGQGDDHPASHRERLVSALGGFTGMLLVLGVSSHLLDLHGAALVVASMGASAVLLFAVPHGSLAQPWPLLGGHLLSAAVGVTCAQWVADPLLAAPLAVGLAIAVMYYLRCLHPPGGATALVAVVGGPAIHDLGYGFLLQPVLLNAVVLLLAAMLVNYAFAWRRYPLALLPARPTPEVVCPVGEKCVIAHSDLVYALSELDSYIDVSEEDLLQIYALAMRHAVTPEAPRLSLAAARAA; from the coding sequence ATGTGGCAACGTTTCATGACCTGGCTGGGCCAGGGCGACGATCACCCGGCCAGCCATCGGGAGCGGCTGGTTTCGGCCCTGGGCGGCTTCACCGGCATGCTGCTGGTCCTCGGGGTCAGCAGCCATCTGCTGGATCTGCACGGTGCCGCGCTGGTGGTCGCTTCCATGGGGGCCTCGGCGGTGCTGCTGTTCGCCGTGCCCCACGGCAGCCTGGCGCAGCCCTGGCCGCTGCTCGGCGGCCACCTGCTGTCGGCGGCGGTGGGCGTCACCTGCGCGCAGTGGGTGGCCGATCCGCTGCTCGCCGCCCCGCTGGCGGTGGGGCTGGCCATCGCCGTGATGTACTACCTGCGCTGTCTGCACCCGCCCGGCGGGGCCACCGCCCTGGTCGCGGTGGTGGGCGGACCGGCGATCCATGACCTGGGTTACGGCTTCCTGCTGCAGCCGGTGCTGCTCAATGCCGTGGTGCTGCTGCTGGCGGCGATGCTGGTCAACTATGCCTTCGCCTGGCGCCGCTATCCCCTGGCCCTGCTGCCGGCGCGGCCGACGCCCGAAGTGGTCTGCCCGGTGGGGGAGAAATGCGTCATCGCCCACAGCGACCTGGTGTATGCCCTGTCGGAACTGGATTCCTATATCGACGTGAGCGAGGAGGATCTGCTGCAGATCTACGCCCTCGCCATGCGCCACGCCGTCACCCCGGAGGCGCCGCGCCTGTCGCTGGCGGCGGCCAGGGCCGCGTAG
- a CDS encoding TusE/DsrC/DsvC family sulfur relay protein, translating to MISDKSGQAVTTDDEGYLVDPETWDEHIARQLAWQEQLELNDEHWQVFRFMRGYFAEHQIAPDARFTIKFIADELGYGRKAQNHLFKLFPYGYVKQACKIAGMKRPRAWSTG from the coding sequence ATGATCAGCGACAAGAGCGGACAGGCCGTGACGACGGACGACGAGGGGTATCTGGTGGACCCGGAGACCTGGGACGAGCATATCGCCCGGCAGCTGGCCTGGCAGGAGCAGCTGGAGCTGAACGACGAGCACTGGCAGGTGTTCCGCTTCATGCGCGGCTACTTCGCCGAGCACCAGATCGCGCCCGATGCCCGCTTCACCATCAAGTTCATCGCCGATGAGCTGGGTTATGGCCGCAAGGCGCAGAACCACCTGTTCAAGCTGTTTCCCTACGGCTACGTGAAGCAGGCCTGCAAGATCGCCGGCATGAAGCGGCCGCGTGCCTGGAGTACGGGTTGA
- the earP gene encoding elongation factor P maturation arginine rhamnosyltransferase EarP yields MPASRWDVFCSVVDNFGDIGTCWRLARQLAGEHGLNVRLWVDDLASFRRINPAIDPDQDVQRSRGVEVRRWLTPFPAVTPQEVAAVVLDTFACTPPEAYLRAMAACEPKPRWVNVEHLSAEDWVAGCHGLPSPQPGLPLTKYFFFPGFTAGTGGLLRERGLLEARRAFQGDAVAQAEFWAGLGLPPAHGELRLSLFAYDCAGVVPLLRLWERSARPLRVLVPEGALARRIGGHYGVAEAAAGAVLGAGALTVHVLPFVEQDRYDRLLWACDVNFVRGEDSFVRAQWAGRPLVWQPYRQAEDAHSDKLRAFLHRYCAGLGVQEGAVLRDLWQAWNREEGMAPHWDGFLAHRAAYTVHAELWARQMADLGDLAANLVAFCRQGKAR; encoded by the coding sequence ATGCCCGCTTCCCGTTGGGATGTCTTCTGCTCGGTGGTCGACAATTTCGGCGACATCGGCACCTGCTGGCGTCTGGCGCGCCAGCTCGCCGGTGAGCATGGTCTGAATGTCCGCCTGTGGGTGGATGACCTCGCCTCCTTCCGCCGCATCAACCCGGCGATCGACCCGGACCAGGATGTGCAGCGCAGCCGCGGCGTCGAGGTGCGGCGCTGGCTGACGCCGTTTCCCGCGGTAACGCCGCAGGAGGTGGCGGCGGTGGTGCTCGACACCTTCGCCTGCACCCCGCCGGAGGCCTATCTGCGGGCCATGGCCGCTTGTGAGCCGAAACCGCGCTGGGTCAACGTCGAACACCTGAGCGCCGAGGACTGGGTGGCGGGCTGCCACGGCCTGCCTTCGCCACAGCCCGGCCTGCCGCTGACCAAATACTTTTTCTTCCCCGGGTTCACCGCCGGCACCGGCGGCCTGCTGCGCGAGCGCGGCCTGCTGGAGGCGCGCCGCGCCTTCCAGGGCGACGCGGTGGCGCAGGCCGAGTTCTGGGCCGGGCTGGGTCTGCCGCCGGCGCACGGCGAGCTGCGCCTGTCGCTGTTCGCCTATGACTGTGCCGGCGTCGTGCCCCTGTTGCGGCTATGGGAACGTTCAGCCCGGCCGCTGCGCGTGCTGGTGCCGGAGGGGGCATTGGCGCGGCGCATCGGTGGCCACTATGGCGTAGCGGAGGCCGCCGCCGGTGCCGTCTTGGGCGCGGGGGCGCTGACGGTGCACGTGCTGCCCTTCGTGGAGCAGGACCGCTATGACCGCCTGCTGTGGGCCTGCGACGTCAACTTCGTGCGCGGCGAGGACTCCTTCGTGCGGGCGCAGTGGGCCGGCCGGCCGCTGGTCTGGCAGCCTTACCGCCAGGCGGAGGATGCCCACAGCGACAAGCTGCGTGCCTTTCTGCATCGCTACTGCGCCGGACTGGGCGTGCAGGAAGGGGCGGTGCTGCGCGACCTGTGGCAGGCCTGGAACCGGGAGGAAGGGATGGCACCACACTGGGACGGCTTTCTCGCCCACCGCGCCGCCTATACGGTGCATGCCGAGCTGTGGGCGCGACAAATGGCGGATCTGGGCGATCTGGCGGCCAATCTGGTCGCCTTTTGCCGCCAGGGAAAGGCCCGGTAA
- a CDS encoding adenylate kinase produces the protein MRLILLGAPGAGKGTVAKMLTALDGSVQISTGDILRGAVKDGTELGKKADAYMKAGDLVPDDLILGIMAERLQQPDCANGFLLDGFPRTIPQAEALGGMLDKLGIKLDFAVNLDVPREVILDRLTTRRTCSNPACQEIYNVKSKPTKKEGVCDKCGSPVIQRDDETEEAISKRLDTYNEKTAPLADYYRKKGMLLDINATSSDTVVNTIKSKLGIGCCGSCA, from the coding sequence ATGCGACTGATTCTTCTGGGCGCCCCCGGCGCCGGCAAAGGCACCGTGGCCAAGATGCTGACTGCCCTCGACGGTTCGGTGCAGATTTCCACCGGCGACATCCTGCGCGGCGCCGTGAAGGACGGCACCGAGCTGGGCAAGAAGGCCGATGCCTACATGAAGGCCGGCGACCTGGTGCCGGACGACCTGATCCTCGGCATCATGGCCGAGCGCCTGCAGCAGCCGGACTGCGCCAACGGCTTCCTGCTCGACGGCTTCCCGCGCACCATTCCCCAGGCCGAGGCACTGGGCGGCATGCTCGACAAGCTGGGCATCAAGCTGGACTTCGCCGTGAACCTGGACGTGCCGCGCGAGGTGATCCTCGATCGCCTGACCACGCGCCGCACCTGCTCCAACCCGGCCTGCCAGGAGATCTACAACGTCAAGAGCAAGCCGACCAAGAAGGAAGGCGTGTGCGACAAGTGCGGCAGCCCGGTGATCCAGCGCGACGACGAAACCGAGGAAGCGATCAGCAAGCGCCTCGATACCTACAACGAGAAGACCGCACCGCTGGCCGATTACTACCGCAAGAAGGGCATGCTGCTCGACATCAACGCCACCTCCAGCGACACCGTGGTGAACACCATCAAGAGCAAGCTCGGCATCGGCTGCTGCGGCAGCTGCGCGTAA
- a CDS encoding LysR family transcriptional regulator, with protein sequence MDIEFARTFLAVAAAGNFVGAANRLHVTQSTVSARIQALETQLGARLFRRGRSGAELTMAGQRFLRHAKTLVQTLEAARHDVGLPAGFQGSLTLAARIALWEGYLPRWAEWMQQEAPDISLRMETGMEGEMMQGLVQGSIDIALMYTPESRPGLGIERLFDETLVLVSSNPARGWPDPGYVHIDWGPEFHAQFSTRYPDIPPPALTANIGWLAMQCLFHSGGAAFLPIRIARRWLQQERLFRVEGGPQFTLPAYMVYPTDRAEKTLATALDGLRLLAVEEQRLAQ encoded by the coding sequence ATGGATATCGAGTTTGCCCGTACCTTTCTCGCCGTGGCCGCCGCCGGCAATTTCGTCGGCGCCGCCAACCGCCTGCACGTCACCCAGTCCACCGTCAGCGCCCGCATCCAGGCGCTGGAGACCCAGCTCGGGGCGCGCCTGTTCCGCCGCGGCCGCAGCGGCGCCGAACTCACCATGGCCGGACAGCGCTTCCTGCGTCATGCCAAGACCCTGGTGCAGACCCTGGAGGCGGCACGCCACGACGTCGGCCTGCCCGCCGGCTTCCAGGGCAGCCTGACCCTCGCCGCCCGCATCGCGCTGTGGGAGGGCTATCTGCCGCGCTGGGCGGAGTGGATGCAGCAGGAGGCGCCGGACATATCCCTGCGCATGGAAACCGGCATGGAGGGGGAGATGATGCAGGGGCTGGTGCAGGGCAGCATCGACATCGCCCTGATGTATACCCCGGAGAGCCGCCCCGGCCTCGGCATCGAACGGCTGTTCGATGAAACCCTGGTGCTGGTGAGCAGCAACCCGGCGCGCGGCTGGCCCGATCCGGGCTATGTGCACATCGACTGGGGACCGGAGTTTCACGCCCAGTTCAGCACCCGCTATCCCGACATCCCGCCGCCTGCCCTCACCGCCAACATCGGCTGGCTGGCGATGCAGTGCCTGTTTCACAGCGGCGGCGCCGCCTTCCTGCCGATCCGCATCGCCCGCCGCTGGCTGCAACAGGAACGCCTGTTCCGCGTCGAGGGCGGTCCGCAGTTCACCCTGCCGGCCTACATGGTCTATCCCACCGATCGTGCCGAAAAGACCCTGGCCACCGCGCTGGACGGCCTGCGCCTGCTGGCAGTGGAGGAACAGCGGCTGGCGCAGTAG
- the soxA gene encoding sulfur oxidation c-type cytochrome SoxA, with protein sequence MKSVVCVVLLLLPVPLLAWDKPVSGYAYLPEQMQAMQDDEFENPGMYTVEEGSALFHAPDYNGRSCAGCHGDNGSRLDPKRIARYPVYSAVHQGPLTLQQRINDCRERQLDEFPLPYDDAELIALETYVRHLARGEKVNVDVSGPLKPWYDSGKALYHTRIGQLDMSCHHCHDRYVDLRLRDQVLNQGHSNAFPAHRLQTGAISSLHGKFRDCYATLRALPYAVGSEEFIALEVYLNARGNGLPIETPGIRR encoded by the coding sequence ATGAAGTCTGTCGTGTGCGTCGTGCTGTTGCTGTTGCCCGTGCCGCTGCTGGCCTGGGACAAGCCGGTGTCGGGCTATGCCTATCTGCCCGAGCAGATGCAGGCGATGCAGGATGACGAATTTGAAAACCCCGGCATGTACACGGTGGAGGAAGGCAGCGCGCTGTTTCATGCGCCGGACTACAACGGCCGGTCCTGCGCCGGTTGCCACGGCGACAACGGCAGCAGGCTCGACCCCAAACGTATCGCGCGCTATCCGGTCTACAGCGCGGTGCATCAGGGACCGCTTACCCTGCAACAGCGCATCAACGACTGCCGCGAGCGGCAGCTCGATGAGTTTCCGCTGCCCTACGACGATGCCGAGCTGATCGCGCTGGAGACCTATGTGCGTCATCTGGCGCGCGGCGAGAAGGTGAATGTCGATGTCAGCGGGCCGCTCAAGCCGTGGTACGACAGCGGCAAGGCGCTGTACCACACGCGCATCGGCCAGCTCGACATGAGTTGCCATCACTGCCATGACCGTTATGTGGATCTGCGCCTGCGCGATCAGGTGCTCAATCAGGGGCACAGCAACGCCTTCCCCGCCCACCGCCTGCAGACCGGCGCCATCTCCAGCCTGCACGGCAAGTTCCGCGACTGCTATGCCACGCTGCGCGCCCTGCCCTATGCGGTCGGCTCGGAGGAGTTCATCGCGCTGGAGGTGTATCTCAACGCCCGCGGCAACGGCCTGCCCATCGAGACGCCGGGGATACGGCGATGA
- the soxX gene encoding sulfur oxidation c-type cytochrome SoxX, with amino-acid sequence MKPAAFIFLSCLLMAPLAAQEAYLPWRAENFAITQPLGGLRGDAARGREIVASRERGNCISCHMLPIPEHPMHGTLAPPLFGVGARLSAGELRLRVVDEKLVNPDTIMPAFYRDPARYHRPHPDYASTILSAQEVEDVVAYLVTLR; translated from the coding sequence ATGAAACCCGCTGCATTCATTTTCCTCTCCTGCCTCCTGATGGCGCCGCTGGCGGCACAGGAGGCCTATCTGCCCTGGCGCGCGGAGAACTTTGCCATTACGCAACCGCTGGGAGGGCTGCGCGGCGATGCCGCCCGCGGCCGCGAAATCGTCGCCTCACGCGAGCGCGGCAACTGTATCTCCTGCCACATGCTGCCCATCCCCGAGCATCCCATGCATGGCACGCTGGCACCGCCGTTGTTCGGCGTCGGTGCGCGTCTCTCGGCCGGCGAGCTGCGCCTGCGCGTGGTGGATGAAAAGCTGGTCAATCCCGACACCATCATGCCGGCCTTCTATCGTGACCCGGCGCGCTACCATCGGCCGCACCCCGATTACGCCAGCACCATACTCAGCGCGCAGGAGGTGGAGGACGTGGTTGCCTACCTGGTGACGCTGCGATGA